From the Clostridium cagae genome, the window GAATATTTACATTAGTTTCTTCAGGAGTAGGTAAAGAGGTAGAATTACCTAATATAATTGGAATGACTTTAGATGAAGCTAAATCTAAGCTTGAAGGAATGGAATTAACTTTAGTTGATGCTGGTTCAGAAAAAAGTGATGAACCAGAAGGAACTATTATAAAAAGTGATCCTAAGGCTGGAAGTTCTGTAAAGGCAAAAAGTAAAATTAGAGTAATTGTAAGTTCTGGGCAAACAAAAGTAAAAATGCCTGATTTACGTGAAGAAGATACTGATACTGCCAATAAAATATTACAATCACTTAACTTAAAAATAGATAATGTTACTGAGGAGTATAGTGATGATGTACCAAAGGGGCAAATAATAAGTCAAAATCCTTCAAAAAATACAGAAATAGACACTACAACAAAAATAAGTGTGGTAGTAAGTAAGGGTGCACAAGTTAGACTTTCAACTGTACCTAATGTTATTGGATTAAGTTTAGATGATGCAAAGGATAGATTAGATAATGCGAAATTAAAGATTTCTATTGTAGAAAAAGAAACAAATGATGAATCTAAAAATGGAATAGTATTATCACAATCAATAGAAGGAAGTAAAGTACAGCAATGGACTACAGTTACTATAACCATAGGAAAATATGTAGCACCTGTAGCACCTACCCCAAATCCGGGAGATAACAATAACGGAAATAACAATAATAATAATGGAAACAATGGAAATAATAATAATAACGGAAATAACAATAATAATGAAGGACCTACAAATCCTGGGGATACAGGAGGTCCTACAAAGCCACCCGTTGATGGTGATGGGGGAGATACTGACGTATCTGCTCAACATCCAAGTGCAACAGTACCAAAGGTAGAATAATTAAGAGACTGTCTTAAAAAGTAATTTAATTTACTTTTTAAGATGGTTTTTTATAGTTTCTTTATTTAAAAATAAGTTGCATTTTTAATATGATTTTGTTTATTATATTTAGATAGGGAATTTAATTATGGAGGAATGTATGAAAGGAAAAATAATAAAAGGTATAGCTGGATTTTATTATGTAAAAGTGGAAGAAAATTTAATAGAATGTAAAGCACGAGGAAAGTTTAGACACAAAGATGTTAAACCAATGGTTGGAGACAATGTAGTAATACAGGTTGAAAACGGTAAGGGTGTTATTGAATCTATAGAAAAAAGAAGTTCTGAATTACTTAGACCAGCTGTAGCTAATATTTCATTAGCTTTTGTGGTATTTGCAATTAAAAGTCCTGATATAAATTTTGATTTATTAAATAAATTTTTAGTGTTATGTGAATATAATCATATAGAAGCAATTGTTTGTTTAAATAAAGTAGATTTAGTTTCAGAAGAAGAAAGAGAAAATGTTAAAAAAAGAATTAACGATATAGGATATGAAGTTTTGTACATAAATGCAAAAGAAGGATTAGGAACAGATATACTTAAAGAAAAAATTAACGGTAATATAACAGTATTATGTGGTCCATCTGGAGCAGGTAAATCTACATTGATAAATAAGCTTACAAATAAAGAACATATGCTTACTGGAATCGTAAGTGAGAAAATTGGGAGAGGTAAACATACTACAAGACATAGTGAACTTATAGAAGTTTCAAATGGATATATAGTTGATACCCCTGGATTTTCAACTTTAGAAATAAAAGAACTTATGAATAAAGAAGATCTTAAGTATTGTTTTCCGGAATTTGAAGAGCATAACGAAAGTTGTAAGTACAGAGGATGCCTACACAATAAAGAACCTAAATGTACTGTAAAGCAAGCTGTTGAAGAAGGTAAAATTAATAAGTATAGATATGAATTTTATATAAAAACATTAGAAGAAATAATAGAGGGGGAAAAAAATAAATGGTAAAAATAGCACCATCAATATTATCAGCAGATTTTTCAAAGTTAGGAGAGGACGTAGAAAGAATAGATAAAGCAGGAGCAGAGTTTATTCATATAGACGTTATGGATGGATCTTTTGTTCCTAACATATCATTCGGATTTCCAATCATCAAATCAATAAGAAATAAAACTGAAAAGATTTTTGATGTTCATTTAATGATAGAAAATCCATCAAAATATATAGATGATTTTATAGAAGCTGGAGCTGATTTAATAACGGTTCACTATGAAGCAGATAGACACATAGATAGAACAATTCAATATATTAAATCAAAAGGTAAAAAAGCAGCAATAGCTTTAAATCCGGGTACTCCAACTATGGTTTTAAAAGATTTAATATCTCAATTAGATATGGTTTTAATAATGTCTGTTAATCCTGGATTTGGAGGACAAAAATTTATACCATATTCATTAGAAAAAATTAAAGAAGTGAAGGAAATGAGTAAACATTCAAATCCATCATTATTAATACAAGTAGATGGAGGTGTTGATTTAAGCAATATTAGCGAAGTTGTAGAAGCTGGTGCTAATGTAATAGTTGCTGGATCAGCAGTATTTAAAGGAGGAAATATAGAAGAAAATATAGAAGCTTTAAGGAGATAAGTATAAAAATGAAAGTTATGATTGTAAGTGGGGGAAATACACCATCAGAAAAACTAATAAATCAATATACTGAAAAGGTTGATTTTATAATAGCTGCTGATAAAGGTGGAGAATATCTTCTTAAATATAATATCATTCCTAATTTGCTCATTGGAGATTTTGATTCGATGAGCAAAGAAAGCTTAAATACTTTAAAGAAGGTAGTAAAAGAAGTATTGAAATTCCCACCAGAAAAAGATTATACAGATACAGAAATGGCTCTAATGGAAGCTGTAAAAAGAGGTGGGAAAAAGATCTATTTATTAGGTGCTACTGGTACTAGAATGGATCATACATTAGGTAATATAGGGTTACTTTTATCATATAAGAAAAAGGGCATAGATTTAGAAATAATAGACAATAATAATAAAGTATATTTAGCTAAGAATAAAATGATTTTAAATGGTGAAAGAGGTGAAAATATTTCTTTTCATTCATTATCTGATACTGTTAAAAATTTCAAAGTTACAGGCGCTAAATATAATATACCAAATGGAAAAGATATAAATTTATTAGACCCAAGGGCAATATGCAATGAATTTTTAGATACTTGTATAAATATAGAATATGATAAAGGTGAGATATTAATATTACATTCGATTGATTAATAATGTGATTTTTAAATAAAATATAAAAAAATAGGAACGTTTTCTAGAACTGTTGAATATTAATATAGTAATCTAAAGATTTTTGTATATTAATTTTCAGGAGGGTTATTAATGAAAATAATAGCAATCAAGTTACCGAGATTTTTTTCTAGTATAATAAAATTTTTTAGAAAAAAATAATAGAGTGATACATACAACTCTAAAATAAAGGTAAAAAAATAAAAAATGCAATTCATATCATAATTGCATTTTTTATTTGAACTATATTGCTCTTTGAACCTTACCAGATCTAAGGCATCTTGTACATACACGAACAGTTTTTGGTGTTCCATTAACTAAAGCCTTTATTTTCTTTATGTTAGGAGCCCAAGTTCTCTTTGATTGACGATGTGAATGGCTGAATTGTACACCTGCTACAACGCCTTTATCACAAATTTCGCATCTTCTTGCCACTAGAAAACACCTCCTTATATTCTAAAGATAATTATCTTCAATAGGACAGATTGAATTATAACACAGAATGTATTATATATGCAAGCTAATTTTATAAAAGAAAAGATATTATTGAGATTATTACACATATATTTCTTGAATAAAACATCTTTCTAATATAGAATATACAGTAAGGAATGTATTTAGGAGGAATAGCTATGGTTGGATTTTCAAATGAAAATGGTAATATAAATTATTCTGAAGAAGTCTTAGCTAAGATTGTTGGGTTATCAACAATGGAATGTTATGGAGTTGTTGGCATGGTTTCTAAAAATGCTACTGATGGTTTTTGGGAACTTATGCGTGTAGAAAATTTAAGTAAAGGTGTAAAACTAAAACTTATAGAAACAGATAGATTACAAATTGAATTATTTGTTATGGTTGAATATGGAACTAAAATATCTGTTATAGCTAACAACATAATTCAAAAAGTTCGTTATAGCGTTGAAAATTACACAGGATTAAAAGTTTCATCAATAACTGTAAATGTTCAAGCGGTAAGAGTCTAGGAGGTTAAATTAGATGGAATTTAAAAAAATAAATGGCCATGATTTTTTTAACATGGTTGTAAATGCTAGTAATAGATTATTGGAACAAAGTGAATTTGTAAATTCTTTGAATGTATTTCCTGTTCCAGATGGTGACACTGGAACTAATATGTCAATGACATTTAAGGCTGCAGTTAAAGAAATAGAAAATATAAATTCTAATTCAATAGGAGAAATATCTAAAAAATTAGCAAAAGGTGCTTTAATGGGCGCCAGAGGAAATTCAGGAGTAATTTTATCACAAATACTTAGAGGATTTTCTAAAGGATTAGAAGGAAAAGAAGAAGTTGACGGAACTGAACTTTCAGTAGCGTTCTTTGAGGGTTCTAATGCAGCTTATAAGGCTGTTATGAGACCAACAGAGGGTACAATACTTTCTGTAATAAGAGCAGCGTCAGAATGTGCAGTAGAGTGTGAAGCAAAAGATGTAATAACATTGTTAGAAGAAGTTAATAAAGCTTCTAAAATAATGCTTGATAAAACTCCTGAGCTATTACCAGCGTTAAAGAAAGCAAAAGTAGTTGATTCAGGTGGTATGGGACTTTATATTATACTTCAAGGTATGCTTGAAGCATTAAAAGAAGGAATGCAAGCTGAAATTCAAGATATAAAGATAAGCGCACCAGAAGTTAAGGTGGGAGCACAATCTACTGAAGATATTGATATCAAATTTGGATATTGTACTGAATTTATTATTCTTGGTGATGCAAAAAAAGCAAAAGAATTTCAAAATACAATAGAACCACTTGGAGATTCTATGATTGTTGTTGGATATGAAGATGTTATTAAAGTTCATATTCATACTAATGATCCAGGATTAGTCCTATCTCATGCCGTGAAAATAGGAGAATTATCAAAAATTAAAATTGATAATATGAGAGAAGAACATAGAGAGTTATTAACAGAATTACAATCAAATGAAAATGCACCAATGGATGAAGTATCAAGTGATGAAGTAGACCATAAAAAATACGCATTTATAACAGTTGCTATGGG encodes:
- the rpe gene encoding ribulose-phosphate 3-epimerase encodes the protein MVKIAPSILSADFSKLGEDVERIDKAGAEFIHIDVMDGSFVPNISFGFPIIKSIRNKTEKIFDVHLMIENPSKYIDDFIEAGADLITVHYEADRHIDRTIQYIKSKGKKAAIALNPGTPTMVLKDLISQLDMVLIMSVNPGFGGQKFIPYSLEKIKEVKEMSKHSNPSLLIQVDGGVDLSNISEVVEAGANVIVAGSAVFKGGNIEENIEALRR
- a CDS encoding thiamine diphosphokinase, coding for MKVMIVSGGNTPSEKLINQYTEKVDFIIAADKGGEYLLKYNIIPNLLIGDFDSMSKESLNTLKKVVKEVLKFPPEKDYTDTEMALMEAVKRGGKKIYLLGATGTRMDHTLGNIGLLLSYKKKGIDLEIIDNNNKVYLAKNKMILNGERGENISFHSLSDTVKNFKVTGAKYNIPNGKDINLLDPRAICNEFLDTCINIEYDKGEILILHSID
- a CDS encoding DAK2 domain-containing protein translates to MEFKKINGHDFFNMVVNASNRLLEQSEFVNSLNVFPVPDGDTGTNMSMTFKAAVKEIENINSNSIGEISKKLAKGALMGARGNSGVILSQILRGFSKGLEGKEEVDGTELSVAFFEGSNAAYKAVMRPTEGTILSVIRAASECAVECEAKDVITLLEEVNKASKIMLDKTPELLPALKKAKVVDSGGMGLYIILQGMLEALKEGMQAEIQDIKISAPEVKVGAQSTEDIDIKFGYCTEFIILGDAKKAKEFQNTIEPLGDSMIVVGYEDVIKVHIHTNDPGLVLSHAVKIGELSKIKIDNMREEHRELLTELQSNENAPMDEVSSDEVDHKKYAFITVAMGDGIVKIFKDSGVDYVIEGGQTMNPSTQDILDCIEKLNADHIFVMPNNKNIIMAANQAAEISDKHIIVIPTTTIPQGIACITMFNPECEAEENVEELNGVINSVKTGSITYAVRDTEIDGKEIKQGNILGLVEGKIKEVGEDKISVAKQVLKDMLDDDSELITIYYGEEIEEDKVNEFVEELENEYEDLDIQAYKGNQPLYYFLMSVE
- the rsgA gene encoding ribosome small subunit-dependent GTPase A, whose translation is MKGKIIKGIAGFYYVKVEENLIECKARGKFRHKDVKPMVGDNVVIQVENGKGVIESIEKRSSELLRPAVANISLAFVVFAIKSPDINFDLLNKFLVLCEYNHIEAIVCLNKVDLVSEEERENVKKRINDIGYEVLYINAKEGLGTDILKEKINGNITVLCGPSGAGKSTLINKLTNKEHMLTGIVSEKIGRGKHTTRHSELIEVSNGYIVDTPGFSTLEIKELMNKEDLKYCFPEFEEHNESCKYRGCLHNKEPKCTVKQAVEEGKINKYRYEFYIKTLEEIIEGEKNKW
- a CDS encoding Asp23/Gls24 family envelope stress response protein; the protein is MVGFSNENGNINYSEEVLAKIVGLSTMECYGVVGMVSKNATDGFWELMRVENLSKGVKLKLIETDRLQIELFVMVEYGTKISVIANNIIQKVRYSVENYTGLKVSSITVNVQAVRV
- the rpmB gene encoding 50S ribosomal protein L28, with protein sequence MARRCEICDKGVVAGVQFSHSHRQSKRTWAPNIKKIKALVNGTPKTVRVCTRCLRSGKVQRAI